GCCAAGGTGGATGCCGCTCCGGTGCCCGATGACGGCAAACGTTCCCAGAATTTCCGCGAGCCCAACCTGGAAACGCCGGCGGAAGTCAAAGAGGATTATGTGCCGGTCAAAGTGCCCGACCAGCCCAAGGGCTTCGTGGAGACGATCAAGCACGCCGCCACGCGGGTCATCAACAAGGTCCGCCGGCTCATCCGCCCGGTGAAGAAATCCCATAAGGAAATCATCATCAATGTGGAATCGTTGGAAGTGCGTGTGGCCGTGCTCGAAGAAGGGCGGCTCGAAGACTTCACCATCGAACGCACCAGCGAAGAGCGTCTCGTCGGCAGTATCTTCAAAGGTAAAGTCCGCAACCTTGAGGACGGCCTCAAAGCCGCCTTCGTGGATATCGGCTTCGAGAAAAATGCCTTCCTGCATTATTGGGATATCGTGCCTAACAGCTTCGACAGCGGTGTCGAAATTGTCGAACGCGAAAACCAAAACAAACGCCGCGAGCGCGACAAACCCAAGATCACCCAGCGGGATATCCCCCGGCTTTATCCGCCCGGCAGCGAAATCATCGTGCAGGTCACCAAGGGCCCCATCGGCAGCAAAGGCCCGCGGGTCACCACCAACCTCGTGCTTCCCGGTCGTTACCTGGTGCTGCTGCCCAACTCCGAGCAGAGTGGCATCTCCCGCAAGATCGAAAGCAATGAGGAACGTCAACGCCTTAAGAAAATCCTCCGGGGCCTTACTATTCCGGATGGCATGGGCGTGATTATCCGCACAGTTGGCGAGGGGCAACAGGCACGGTATTTCGTGCGCGACCTCGCGTTGCTGCTTGAAGAATGGGAGAAAATCCAGAAGCGCATGCGCAGCCAGTCGCTGGCCACGTGCGTCTTTGAAGAACCCGACCTCATTGAGCGCACGGTACGCGACTTCCTCACCGAGGATGTTGAGCGCATTGTCACCGACCATCCGCAAGCGTATGAGCGCATGCGCGAAATGATTGGCCGCATCTCCCAGCGTTCCGCCGGCAAGGTAAAACTCTACAATGAGCCACAGCCGGTCTTTGACCGCTTTAACATTACGCGCCAGTTGGATGGCGCCTTCTCCCGCCAGGTGCCCCTCAAGAGTGGCGGTTACCTGGTCATTGACGAAACCGAGGCCCTCGTGGCCATTGACGTCAACACCGGGCGGCACAAGGGCGGCAAAGACCAGGAATCCACCATCCTCAAGGTCAATCTTGAGGCGGCGGAAGAAATCTGCCGCCAACTGCGGCTGCGCAACATGGGCGGCCTCATTGTACTGGATTTCATTGATATGAAATCCCGGCGGGACCAGCAGAGTGTCTTCAACCGCATGCGCGACGGAGTGAAGCGTGATCGTGCCAAAACCCATGTGTTACCCATCTCCCAGCTTGGCTTGATGGAAATGACGCGCCAACGCCACACCGAGAGTATGCGCTCGGCGGTCTATGACGACTGTCCGTACTGTAAGGGCCGCGGCAAGGTCAAGAGTTCCCTCACGATGAGCGTGGAAATCCAGCGCAAGCTCACCGAAATCTTCCGCAAACGCAGTCGGGATGAAAACGACTTCCAACTGCGGATCGTCGTGCATCCATCGGTGCTCGAGCGCCTGCGTAACGAAGACGAGAAACTGCTGATCGAGATGGAAAAACGATACTTCGGAAAAATGTCCTTCCGGCCCGACCCAGCCATCCATGCCGAACAGTTCAAAATCTACAACGCTGTGACCAACGAAGAACTGGCTGCCAGCCAGGTTCCGCACACGCACTGATTTTCGGGTTCCACCCCGTGTACCACAAAAACCCCGCCGAAAGGCGGGGTTTTTTATTGGTTCTGACGATAGCCAAGCACCAGTCGGTTGTAATGGTCATACCAGAAAATATTTTCTCGGTTTCTATTTTCTCAATAATTTGAAGCCGACCCGATTGGTCGTGGTCAATCCTGGTTCAGTGCAAATCTGCTTGGCAGGACGTTATCCTTGACTACCGGCTGTTTTTCTGAGTAAGTATGAGTGATAATTATATGCGTGATAAGGATTTAAGTGTAATGCGAATGGGAGTGGTCTGCCTGTCAATCTGGTTTTTGGCTGCTGCCTTGGGAGCGGCCGCCCCACTTGGCACGGCGTTCACGTACCAGGGACAACTGCGTGATGGCGGTGCTGCCGCCAATGGGCTTTACGATCTGCAATTTTCCCTCTACGACGGGCCGACGGGCGGAGGCAGCTTGAGCGGGCCGATCACCCAGACTGGCACCAGCCTGAGCAATGGGACGTTTACCGTGTTTCTGGATTTTGGCTCGGGCATGTTCGATGGCAGCGCGCGCTGGCTTGAGATTGGGGTGCGCCCCAATGGCAGCGCCGGCGGATTTACCACCCTCACTCCGCGTCAGCCAGTCACGGCAACGCCATATGCGCTCTATTCGCCCAGTGCTGGCACCGCCGCCAGCGTGCCCGCCGCTGGTCTTACCGGCACCTTGTCCGATGCCCGGCTCTCCACCAATGTGGCGTTGCAGAACCGCAGCGCCACGTTTGCCGGCACGCTGAAGGCCACCGGATTTAGCGGTAACGCGGGCGGCCTGACCAATCTCAATGCCGCCAGTCTAACGGGACCGCTCGCCCTTCAGATTGGAACCAAGCTGACCCAAATCCTCAGGGATGGCACCAATAATTCTGTTACGGCGGTGACCGTTGCGGGCCGCTATGCATACCTGGCCTGCGGGGTTCGAGGACTCCGGATTTACGACGTGGCCAATCCCGCCCAACCCGTGCTTTTATGCTTCACGAACTGGAACTTGCTGGTGATGGATGTGGCTGTGGCCGGCAACTATGCGTATTTGGCCTGCCATTCCGGTGGGCTAAGGATTTTTGATATCTCCACGCCTACGACCCCCGTCCAGGTGGGCGGGATCAACAACGGCGGCCAGGCTCTGAAGGTGGCCGTTTCGGACGCTTACGCTTACCTGGCCAACGATAGCGATGGCCTGCGCATTTATGATGTTTCCAATCCGGCCAATCCCGTCAACGTCGCGCACCTGACCGCGTCCAACTCGATCGGGCAAGTGGCCGTCGCAGGCCATTATGCCTACCTGGGTATGGGGGTTGGTGGGATTGGTATTTATGATATTACCACCCCCGCCAACCCGGTCCTGGCCGGTCAGATCGCCGCCGAGGTAGACTGTTTCACCATCGCTGGAACCTACGCCTATGTCGGCGTGGTGACAGTGGGTTTGGCGATTTATGACCTTGCCGACCCGGTTCATCCCGTGCGGCTCTCGCAAGAATACAACCACGTCTTTTTCCGCGGCCTGGCAGTCAGCAGCCATTATGTCTGCGCCGCCGCCTTTAACTCCGGACTCTACATTTACGACGTGGCGGACAAAACCAATCCGGTGGTGGTGCAACAGAACCGTGACAGTACCGGCATGCGCACCCCAGCGGCGGCCGGCAATTATGTTTATGTGGCCACCGATGCGGATGGACTGCTGATCTATGCCTTGGAAGCATTCAACGCCGTGGCCTTCCGCGGGGATGGGTTGGGGCTAACGAACATCATCGCAGATAACCTGGTGGGAACACTGGCGGACGCGCGGCTCAGTCCCAACGTGGTGCTGCAAAGCGGCAGCCCAACATTTTCTGGACGCGTGGCGGCCACCGCTTTTTCCGGAAACGGTGCCGGGTTGACGAATCTGGACGCGAACCAACTATCGGGAGCGCTGGGCGTCGCGCACGGAGTGGGGGTCAGCCAGACGAATGATGCGAGTGGAGTCAGTGGCGTGGCCGTGACCAGCAACAATGCGTTTCTCGTCTGCCTGGCCCACGACTTGCGCGTTTATGACCTTGCCAATCCCGACTCGCCGATATTGGTGGGCCAAACCAACACGGGCGGATCGCCGGTGGAGGTGGCGATTTCCGGCAGCCACGCCTACGTGGCTGACACGATGAACGGATTGCTCGTCTATGACCTTTCCAATCCGGCCAACCCGGTGCTGGTGGCCCGCACTAATCAAGGCGGCATCGCCCGAGGCGTGGCGGTATCCGGCAATTTCGTTTTTCTGGCCAACGATTACGATGGCGTGCGCATTTATGATGTTTCCAACCCGGCCAATCCGGTCGGCGTATGCCACCTTACCTCCAGCCCGCAAGCCAAGGGGGTGACGGTGGCCGGCAATTATGCCTATGTCGCCAATTATGCCGAAGGATTTCATATTTATGAGGTGTCCAACCCGGCCGCCCCCATCCTGGTCAAAGTGCTTACCGAAACGGTCTTGGGCGGCGGTTACGCCCAGAATGCGACCATCGCGGGACGGTATGCCTATCTGGCCAATGGAAGTTGGGGCCTGAGCATTTTTGACATCACGGACCCGCAAAACCCTACGTTCATCAGCCGCTGTCCTGGCGTGATGGGTTCTTCGGCCACAAGTGTCCGCATCGCGGGACGTTATGCCTGCCTGGCCAACGGGAGCGATGGGCTGCGCCTTTATGATATTTCCAACCCGGCCAGCCCCCTGGACCTTGGCCATCTCGATACCGGTGGCTTGGCGGAGCGGGTGGCCATTGCCGGCAATGTGGCGTACGTGGCTGACACAATGCGGGGTTTACGCCTGGTGTTGCTGGAGACCGTGACGGCGCCAGCGTTTCAAGGGGATGGCTCTGGGATGACGAATCTAAATGCCGCCGGGATGACGCTGGGGACCCTGTCAGATGCCCGGCTTTCCCACAACGTGGCCCGGCTTGATGCCAATCAGACCTTCACCGGGATCAATGCCTTTGCCGGCCCTGGGTACTATCAAGGCTCAAATCGTTTTGATAATCCGGCCAATTGGTTTGCCGGGAGTTTTGCTGGCAACGGTGCCGGGTTAACCAACGTGGATGCGTCTGCTCTGACGGGACCACTCTACGTTTCGAGCGGGCTCAACCTGAGTAAAATCACCAATGGCGGATTGAGCGGAGTCTTCAGCGTGGCAGTGGCTGGCACTTATCTCTATTCCGCTAATGGAGAGGATGGTTTGCGCGTCTTTAACCTCGCTAATCCCTCACAGCCGGTTCTGGTTGGGGGAACCAATGATGGGGGATATGCCGTGAGCGTCACCATCGTCAGCAATCGGTTGTACGTGGCAGAAACTCTGCATGGATTGCACATTTACGACATTTCCACTCCCACCAATCCAGTTAGTCTGGCTGCGACCAACAACGGCGGTTGGGCGCAAAATAGCACGGTAGTCGGTCATTATGCCTATCTGGCTGCGGATGGCGATGGCTTGCGCATTTATGACATTTCCAATCCGGTCAATCCGGTGAATGTGGGCCATGCCAATGATGGTGGCCTCGCGCGGCAAGTCGTGGTGGTGGGAAATTACGCCTACCTGGCCTCGGTAAACAGCGGCTTGCGCATTTACGATGTCTCCAACCCCGCCAATCCCATGAGTGTGCGATTGCTCAATTCCTCGAGTACCATGGCAGTCGCCGCCGCTGGGCGATACCTCTGTTATGCCACCGTTAATGGCTGGGTGTGCATTGCGGATATCAGCGACCCGCTGAACGTGCTTCCGGTGAGTTACGTCAATACTGGCAAAACCCCATCCGCCCTGGCGATGACGGAGCGTTATCTCTGCCTGGGCCTCAGCTTTGAAGGCATGCTCATTTACGACCTGAGCAACCCGGCTAATCCGATCCAGGTGGCCACTACCAAGGATTATGGGTATGCCCAAAATATCACCATTGCCGGCAATAATGCCATTCTGGCAAACGGCGCGGATGGGATTCGCATTTATGCACTCCAAGTGGCTAACGCTCCTGTTTATCAAGGCAGCGGGTTCGGGCTCACCGATATCCCGACCACCAGTCTGAACGGGACGCTAACAGACCGCCAACTCTCTGCCAACGTGGCATTGCTGAGTGCGAATCAGACATTTTCAGGCATCAACAACCTGACCAATGCGGCGAACACCGTCGCGGGGGTATTTGTCGGTAGTTTCAGCGGCAATGGTGCAAGTTTGACCAATCTGAATGCGAGCACCTTGGCCAGCGGCACCCTCGTGGAGGCCCGGCTTTCCACCAATGTGACGCTGCTGAATGGGAATCAGACGTTCTCCGGTATTAATCGTCTCACCAATACGGCGAATGCCATGTCGGGTGCATTTACCGGCGGCTTTAGCGGCAACGCCGCCGGACTGACCAATGTGAACGCCGCGAACGTGGTCGGCACCCTAGCGGACGCGCGACTCTCCACCAACGTGGCGCTACTAAACGCGAATCAGACGTTCGCGGGCGTAAACCAACTCACGAACGCCGCGAACACGCTGGCGGGTTCGTTTACCGGCAGCTTCAGCGGCAATGCGGGAAGCCTGACCAACTTGAATGCGAGCACCGTTGCCAGCGGCACCCTCGCCGAGGCCCGGCTTTCGACCAATGTGACGCTGTTGAACGCGAACCAGGCGTTCTCCGGGGTGAACCAGCTTACCAACGCGGCGAATTCCTTGGCCGGAACCTTCACGGGAGCCTTTAACGGCAACGCCAGCGGGCTTACCAATGTGATCGGCACCAATGTGATCGGCACCCTGCCGGATGCGCGACTGTCCGCCAATGTGGCGTTGCTCAATGCCAATCAAGCGTTCGCCGGCGCCAACACGCTCACCAATGCGGCCAATACCCTGGCAGGAACGTTCACCGGCAGTTTCACAGGCAACGCCGGGAGCCTCACCAACCTGAACGCCAGCACGCTGGCCAGCGGCACCGTGGCTGATGCGCGGCTCTCCGCCAATATCCCGCGCCTGAACGCCAACCAAAGCTTCACTGGCACCGTCTCGTTCTACCCTGTCGGGGCGCCATTTGCCGTGGGAAGTTCCACCCTGGTTGCCAACCTGAATGCCGATCAACTCGATGGGTTAAACGCCACCGCCTTCTGGCAGTTGGGTGGCAACAGTAACAGCACGGTTGGAGTCAATTTCCTGGGCACCACGGACAACCAGCCGTTGGAATTCAAAGTCAACAATCAGCGGGCGGTGCGCTTCGAACCGGGTGCTGGCGGCATGCCCAACCTGATTGCTGGCGCCAGCAATAATTCGGTTTTGCTGGCGGTTTCGGGTTCCACCATTGCCGGCGGCGCCAACAACACCATTCAAGGTAGCACGGTCCATTCCAGCATCTCTGGCGGCATTTCCAACGTTGTACAAAGTAGCGCCTCCTTTGGAGCGATTGGCGGCGGTATGGGGAACGTCATCAGCGGGCTTTCCGTGGGCGCAACCATTCCTGGCGGCCAAAGCAACACGGCTGGCGGTTTCTGCTCCATTGCCATGGGCAACGCCTCCATCGCCAATGGCTATGTGGCCACCGCCATGGGAAACAGCACCACATCCACTGCCAACTACGCCACCGCCATGGGCATGGGGACCACCGCCAGCGGCGGTGCGGCCACCGCCATGGGCATGAACACCATCGCCTCCGGTTTTGGTGCCACCGCTGTGGGCGGGAATACAATCGCCAATGGGGGATACTCCGTGGCTATGGGCTATGGTTCGGTGGCCAGCAATGCTTACGGTTTTGCCTTGGGCTATCATGCGTTATCCTTGCACAACGGTTCGTTTGTCTGGGCGGATGCCACCGGGGCGGATTTTCCCTCCACCGCCTTCAATCAATTCCTCATTCGTGCCTCCGGCGGCGTCGGCATCGGGATCACGAATCCCGTCAGCGCCTTACATGTGGCCGGCATTGTCACCGCCGACGCCTTTCGCGGCAATGGCGCCAATCTAACCAACGTCAGCGCGGGCAATCTAGCCAGCGGGACGCTGGCGGACACCCGGCTTTCGACCAACGTGGCGTTGCTTAATGCCAATCAGACATTTTCCGGCGTCAACACGCTTTCCAACGTGGCCAACAGTCTGGCCGGCACGTTCACGGGTAACTTCAACGGCAACGCGGGCGGGGCGACCAACCTCAACGCCACCAACCTCGTCGGCATCTTGCCGGATGCGCGGCATTCGGCCAATATTCCACGCCTCAATACCAACCAAACGTTTACCGGAACCGCCGCATTTGCTCCGGCCAGCGGAGCTCCATTTACGGTCGGCAATTC
The sequence above is a segment of the Verrucomicrobiota bacterium genome. Coding sequences within it:
- a CDS encoding Rne/Rng family ribonuclease, which produces MSSDNGRTFGRRRGGMRFRPSGGGQKHGPGPHRPEKAAQDARAEVLGDKPESDSVYDRRRHEHEIERSENLAAGLPPEGAAKVDAAPVPDDGKRSQNFREPNLETPAEVKEDYVPVKVPDQPKGFVETIKHAATRVINKVRRLIRPVKKSHKEIIINVESLEVRVAVLEEGRLEDFTIERTSEERLVGSIFKGKVRNLEDGLKAAFVDIGFEKNAFLHYWDIVPNSFDSGVEIVERENQNKRRERDKPKITQRDIPRLYPPGSEIIVQVTKGPIGSKGPRVTTNLVLPGRYLVLLPNSEQSGISRKIESNEERQRLKKILRGLTIPDGMGVIIRTVGEGQQARYFVRDLALLLEEWEKIQKRMRSQSLATCVFEEPDLIERTVRDFLTEDVERIVTDHPQAYERMREMIGRISQRSAGKVKLYNEPQPVFDRFNITRQLDGAFSRQVPLKSGGYLVIDETEALVAIDVNTGRHKGGKDQESTILKVNLEAAEEICRQLRLRNMGGLIVLDFIDMKSRRDQQSVFNRMRDGVKRDRAKTHVLPISQLGLMEMTRQRHTESMRSAVYDDCPYCKGRGKVKSSLTMSVEIQRKLTEIFRKRSRDENDFQLRIVVHPSVLERLRNEDEKLLIEMEKRYFGKMSFRPDPAIHAEQFKIYNAVTNEELAASQVPHTH